From Argopecten irradians isolate NY chromosome 12, Ai_NY, whole genome shotgun sequence, one genomic window encodes:
- the LOC138305177 gene encoding LOW QUALITY PROTEIN: dnaJ homolog subfamily C member 2-like (The sequence of the model RefSeq protein was modified relative to this genomic sequence to represent the inferred CDS: deleted 3 bases in 2 codons) has product MILPEATEGQTTELLGKISVPTVLQIEPVGRWYEALCARRRHKHSLSHHSLESSSSDESDDEDGMDDDGDDALLLGLDPREWKNQDHYAVLGLKKLRYRASENQIKKAYKNKVLKHHPDKRRARGVVVKGEGDDDYFTCITRAYEVLGSRTKRRSYDSVDPEFDDSVPSNNQQTKESFYTTFGPVFERNARWNNNKKRKVPLLGDENDTIDSVNHFYSFWYDFDSWREYSYLDEEEKEKGENREERRWIEKQNKAARLKKKKEESARIRLLVDNAYACDPRIQKFRDEEKEKKLAQKRAKQEAARQRAEEEERIKKQALEEERKKKEKEEEEAKAQAAAAKKEKEAQKKILKKERKKILKKERKALRTSVKDMEYFATSEQEKVSNMADVDRLADLLSLTKLQGLNEELSSGDKEKAKAAFYQEVDELNKKLEEEKRAQLEAVHRQTSGENSHSRVKEWKEEEVQFLIKAVNLFPAGTKDRWEVIASFIKQHVTTSNKTARDVLGKAKDLQKNDTFLKQDADRKAFEKFEAQTIKPSAHTAKPKEGVTSERFESVGEQQIRETGTNPAPWTAEEQKLLEQSLKTFPASTPERWEKIAQVLPARSKKDCMKRYKELVELIRAKKAATEAAAKKK; this is encoded by the exons ATGATTTTACCGGAGGCCACGGAGGGCCAGACGACCGAACTGTTGGGCAAAATATCGG TGCCCACAGTGCTCCAGATAGAACCAGTTGGTCGTTGGTATGAGGCACTGTGTGCTCGGCGACGTCACAAACACTCTCTATCTCACCACTCCCTTGAGAGTTCCAGTTCCGATGAAAGCGATGATGAAGATGGCATGGACGATGATGGCGATGATGCTCTATTGTTGGGGCTTGACCCTAGGGAATGGAAG AACCAAGACCATTATGCAGTTTTGGgtttaaaaaaattaagataCAGAGCTTCAGAGAACCAGATAAAGAAAGCAT ACAAAAACAAAGTGCTGAAACATCACCCAGACAAGCGGCGGGCGCGAGGTGTGGTGGTGAAGGGAGAAGGAGACGATGActactttacctgtataacaCGAG CTTATGAGGTTCTGGGTTCACGGACCAAGAGACGATCATATGACAGTGTGGACCCTGAGTTTGATGATAGTGTGCCCAGTAATAACCAGCAAACAAAAGAATCCTTCTATACAACGTTTGGACCAGTGTTTGAACGCAATGCCAG ATGGAATAACAACAAGAAAAGAAAAGTTCCATTGCTTGGAGATGAAAATGATACAATTGATAGTGTTAACCACTTTTATTCCTTTTG GTATGATTTTGATTCCTGGCGAGAATATTCATATCTAgatgaagaagaaaaagaaaaaggagAAAA TCGAGAAGAAAGACGGTGgatagaaaaacaaaacaaagcagCAAGATTAAAGAAGAAAAAGGAGGAGAGTGCTCGAATACGTCTTTTAGTAG ATAATGCTTATGCCTGTGATCCAAGAATACAGAAATTCAGAGAtgaagaaaaagagaaaaaattaGCTCAAAAACGGGCGAAACAGGAGGCTGCACGGCAACGAGCAGAAGAGGAAGAAAGA ATAAAGAAACAAGCACTTGAGGAAGaaaggaaaaagaaagaaaaagaggaAGAAGAAGCTAAGGCACAG GCTGCTGCAgcgaaaaaagaaaaagaggcacagaaaaaaatcctgaagaaagaaagg aaaaaaatcctgaagaAAGAAAGGAAAGCATTGCGGACGTCTGTGAAG GACATGGAATACTTTGCCACATCAGAACAAGAAAAAGTCTCCAATATGGCTGATGTTGACAGACTAGCTGACCTCCTGTCCCTAACGAA GTTACAGGGCTTGAATGAAGAGCTGAGTAGTGGGGACAAGGAAAAAGCCAAAGCAGCCTTTTATCAAGAG GTAGATGAACTAAATAAGAAGTTGGAAGAGGAGAAGAGAGCTCAGTTGGAGGCTGTCCACCGTCAGACATCTGGTGAGAACTCTCACAGTCGTGTAAAGGAATGGAAGGAGGAGGAAGTACAGTTCCTGATCAAAGCTGTCAATCTGTTCCCAGCTGGCACAAAGGACAG GTGGGAAGTAATAGCAAGCTTCATCAAGCAACATGTAACCACAAGTAATAAAACAGCTAGAGATGTGCTGGGGAAAGCCAAAGATCTACAGAAAAATG atacattCCTTAAACAAGATGCCGATAGAAAAGCGTTTGAAAAGTTTGAGGCCCAAACAATCAAGCCTTCAGCTCACACC GCTAAACCAAAGGAGGGAGTTACAAGTGAAAGGTTTGAAT ctgttggagaacaaCAGATCCGAGAGACCGGTACTAACCCCGCCCCCTGGACTGCCGAGGAACAGAAACTGCTGGAGCAGTCACTAAAGACCTTTCCTGCTAGCACCCCCGAAAGATGGGAAAAGATTGCGCAGGTGCTCCCAGCGCGAAGCAAGAAAGACTGTATGAAGAGATATAAG